In a single window of the Micrococcaceae bacterium Sec5.7 genome:
- a CDS encoding ABC transporter permease: protein MLRVALSQLNTHARRFIAVGLAVMLSVAFLSTTLMLGASTQASLGASVGEAYSKADLVATPGTDPLGQAAFAAVSSSQGVAQAYAQQSAFAGFTVRGEQIHGQVRNLAPEALEPSKLASGRYPATASEVAVDVNTATRYGLAAGNKLTLTTGDGATTVAMTVSGLLRPSNDPFAAALPQLLAQTPAVSALASGALVAGPPVSGASGPGSPGFDSIQVSLARGTDAGQAKAALDGTLHTAGASDAVVRTATEQVTHQVAQMGSGKDELTLILLAFAAVALVVSALVVSNTFSVLVAQRTRELALLRCLGAGRSQIRASVLAEALIVGLVSSVLGVLAGTGLMTALIGWARAHPDMTFATVAIPPSAIIAGLVVGTLLTVVAALVPARAATAVAPLAALRPADDATVGNSRGRVRLVLGLLALGLGAGVLVPGAMANQLPFAFAGGALSFVGVLLCATLFVPRLVALAGKLAAPAGVPGRLAAVNAIRNPARTSVTAAALLIGVTLVALMMTGAATSRLAFDQLLAQNYPVDVAVSAASGGTSRGASAGTTDGKTDGATGASPLTAAQRDAVRALDGVAAAALLPAAGTVSLGGQDTPVYSLAAGEAASVLRDKTLRPEPGKIYLPEDSPETEATVTSAAGSKELAPVVLKTRNMPPLIESSSAEALNPAAQQAGRQAGRQAGRQGSALWIKLDDGLSGDQVRGIQKAVAGALSVPEASVSGAAIERATFNQIIDVLLLVVTGLLGVAVVIALIGVANTLSLSVLERTRENSLLRALGLTRGQLRGMLAIEAVLVAGVAAVLGSVLGITYGWLGAKSALGSLADVAPAVPWLQLLGVFGVAVIAGLLASVMPARRLRGGVRWRASPPPDRTHPGLAFRRLTQMPPQLSGEGRGSI, encoded by the coding sequence ATGCTGCGCGTTGCATTGTCCCAGCTCAACACCCACGCCAGGCGGTTCATCGCCGTTGGCCTGGCGGTCATGCTCTCCGTTGCCTTCCTGTCCACCACGCTGATGTTGGGGGCCAGCACCCAGGCTTCCCTCGGGGCGAGCGTTGGCGAGGCATACAGCAAGGCCGATCTCGTCGCCACGCCGGGCACGGACCCGCTGGGCCAGGCGGCATTCGCCGCCGTGTCGTCGTCGCAGGGTGTTGCCCAGGCCTACGCCCAGCAGTCCGCCTTCGCCGGTTTCACCGTCCGCGGCGAGCAGATCCACGGCCAGGTGCGGAACCTCGCGCCCGAGGCCCTGGAGCCGTCCAAACTTGCGAGCGGCCGATACCCGGCCACCGCCAGCGAGGTGGCCGTGGACGTGAACACAGCCACGCGCTACGGCCTGGCAGCCGGCAATAAGCTGACACTCACCACCGGCGACGGCGCCACAACCGTTGCGATGACCGTCTCCGGACTGCTCCGGCCCAGCAACGATCCCTTCGCCGCCGCACTGCCGCAGCTGCTCGCGCAGACGCCGGCCGTCAGTGCGCTGGCGTCCGGTGCGCTGGTGGCCGGGCCGCCGGTATCCGGGGCATCCGGTCCGGGCTCCCCCGGGTTCGACAGCATCCAGGTGTCCCTGGCCCGGGGCACAGACGCGGGCCAGGCGAAGGCAGCACTCGACGGAACACTGCACACGGCAGGTGCCAGCGACGCCGTGGTGCGCACAGCGACCGAGCAGGTCACCCACCAGGTGGCCCAGATGGGCTCCGGCAAGGATGAGCTGACGCTGATTCTGCTGGCCTTCGCGGCAGTGGCCCTGGTGGTGTCTGCCCTGGTGGTCAGCAACACCTTCTCTGTCCTGGTGGCCCAGCGCACCCGTGAGCTCGCCCTCCTCCGGTGCCTGGGCGCCGGGCGGTCCCAGATCCGTGCCTCTGTCCTGGCGGAGGCCCTTATTGTGGGCCTGGTTTCCTCTGTACTCGGGGTGCTGGCCGGAACGGGGCTGATGACCGCGCTGATCGGCTGGGCCCGGGCCCATCCCGACATGACGTTCGCCACCGTGGCCATACCGCCGTCGGCAATAATCGCCGGGCTGGTTGTGGGGACCCTCCTGACCGTTGTTGCCGCCCTGGTTCCGGCACGCGCAGCCACAGCGGTTGCGCCGCTCGCTGCGCTGCGTCCTGCCGACGACGCAACCGTCGGCAACTCCAGGGGGCGGGTCCGTCTGGTCCTTGGCCTGCTGGCCCTGGGGCTGGGTGCCGGGGTGCTGGTGCCCGGGGCCATGGCAAACCAGCTGCCGTTCGCCTTTGCCGGCGGGGCGCTGTCCTTTGTGGGGGTGCTGCTCTGCGCCACCCTGTTTGTGCCGCGCCTCGTGGCGCTCGCCGGCAAACTGGCGGCGCCGGCCGGAGTGCCTGGCAGGCTCGCTGCCGTCAATGCCATCCGCAACCCGGCGCGCACGTCAGTTACAGCCGCGGCACTGCTGATCGGCGTCACGCTGGTGGCGCTGATGATGACAGGAGCTGCCACCTCCAGGCTCGCCTTCGACCAGCTGCTCGCGCAGAACTACCCGGTGGACGTGGCCGTCTCCGCTGCATCCGGCGGGACGTCCCGCGGGGCCTCCGCCGGGACAACTGACGGGAAGACTGACGGGGCGACGGGCGCGTCCCCCCTGACCGCAGCCCAGCGGGATGCGGTGCGGGCGCTCGACGGCGTTGCTGCCGCAGCCCTGCTGCCGGCAGCGGGAACCGTCAGCCTCGGCGGCCAGGATACGCCCGTTTACTCGCTCGCTGCGGGCGAGGCGGCGTCCGTGCTGCGGGACAAAACCCTGCGGCCGGAGCCCGGGAAGATCTACCTCCCCGAGGATTCACCGGAGACGGAGGCTACCGTCACTTCCGCAGCGGGCAGCAAGGAGCTGGCCCCAGTGGTGCTCAAGACCCGGAACATGCCTCCGCTGATCGAAAGCAGTTCGGCGGAGGCCCTGAATCCGGCGGCCCAGCAGGCGGGCCGGCAGGCGGGCCGGCAGGCGGGCCGGCAGGGCAGCGCCCTCTGGATCAAGCTGGACGATGGCCTGTCCGGCGATCAGGTCCGCGGCATCCAGAAAGCCGTGGCCGGTGCGCTGTCGGTTCCGGAGGCTTCCGTGAGCGGGGCTGCGATCGAAAGGGCCACGTTCAACCAGATCATCGACGTTCTCCTGCTGGTGGTGACCGGTCTGCTCGGGGTGGCCGTGGTGATTGCGCTGATCGGGGTGGCCAACACGCTGTCGCTCTCAGTACTTGAGCGCACCCGCGAGAACTCCCTGTTGCGGGCGTTGGGACTGACACGGGGCCAGCTGCGGGGCATGCTGGCCATAGAGGCTGTGCTGGTGGCCGGCGTGGCAGCCGTTCTGGGCTCCGTCCTGGGGATCACCTACGGCTGGCTCGGCGCGAAGTCTGCGCTTGGAAGTCTGGCCGACGTAGCCCCCGCCGTGCCCTGGCTCCAGCTGCTGGGGGTCTTCGGTGTAGCCGTTATCGCGGGGCTTCTGGCCTCGGTGATGCCCGCCCGGCGCCTGCGCGGTGGAGTCCGGTGGAGGGCCTCGCCACCGCCTGACCGAACGCACCCTGGCCTGGCCTTCCGCAGGCTAACACAAATGCCCCCTCAGCTTTCGGGAGAAGGCCGAGGGAGCATTTGA
- a CDS encoding DinB family protein — translation MKSNELLLDAFGRIRDTAAATLEGVDDEALVRRPAGNGNSIAWLIWHLSRVEDAQLASAAGLEQVWTSQGFAGRFDLPLPERDTGYGHSTGKVDAVQAPPELLLEYYDAVHRQTVESLKTLGDEDFDRIVDNRWDPPVTLGVRLVSTIADCLQHVGQSAYAKGLNPAHAHG, via the coding sequence ATGAAATCCAACGAACTGCTGCTGGATGCCTTCGGCCGGATCCGTGACACCGCGGCCGCCACTCTTGAAGGGGTCGACGACGAGGCTCTGGTCCGTCGGCCCGCGGGCAACGGAAACTCGATTGCGTGGCTGATCTGGCACCTCAGCCGGGTAGAGGACGCGCAGCTCGCCTCCGCCGCCGGCCTCGAACAGGTCTGGACCTCGCAGGGGTTTGCCGGCCGTTTCGACCTGCCGCTGCCCGAACGGGACACCGGCTACGGCCATTCGACCGGTAAGGTCGACGCGGTGCAGGCCCCGCCGGAGCTGCTGCTCGAATACTACGACGCCGTTCACCGGCAGACCGTGGAGTCTCTGAAAACCCTCGGCGACGAGGACTTCGACCGCATCGTGGACAACCGCTGGGACCCGCCGGTCACTCTCGGGGTGCGACTGGTCAGCACTATTGCCGATTGCCTCCAGCACGTGGGGCAGTCCGCGTACGCCAAGGGCTTGAACCCTGCGCACGCGCACGGTTAG
- the metG gene encoding methionine--tRNA ligase encodes MTSSEKPPFYITTAISYPNGLPHIGHAYEGIAADAMARFKRLDGYDVFFMRGTDEHGLKMQQSAEKEGLTAKELADRNAAEFKQMDQDLGISFDRFIRTTDADHYAASQAIWKRMEANGDIYLSKYEGWYSVRDEAYYVEDDTVLKEDGVRYSRESDTEVTWTTEESYFFKLSAYQDKLLALYEAQPEFGAPQSRFNEVISFVKRGLEDLSISRTTFKWGVPVPGDENHVMYVWVDALTNYLTGTGFPDVESESFKKYWPADVHVIGKDISRFHAIYWPAFLMSAGLELPRRVMIHGFLTNNGVKMSKSLGNVVAPADFVAQYGLDQVRFFFLREVPFGADGSYNHEAIVGRMNSDLANNFGNLAQRSLSMVAKNCEGRVPAPGGFTSGDTALLAQANGLLELSRAAFEKQEFSRALEAIWGVLGDTNAYFAEQAPWVLRKTDVERMNTVLYVTLEVVRIVAILAQPVMPTASAALLETLGQPEGEARQFAAIPTPVVAGTVLPAPAPVFPKYEEPADA; translated from the coding sequence GTGACTTCTTCAGAAAAGCCCCCGTTCTACATCACCACGGCCATCAGCTACCCCAACGGCCTGCCGCATATCGGCCACGCGTACGAGGGGATCGCCGCTGATGCCATGGCGCGCTTCAAACGTCTCGATGGTTACGATGTGTTCTTCATGCGCGGCACCGATGAGCACGGGCTGAAGATGCAGCAGTCGGCTGAAAAGGAAGGCCTCACGGCCAAGGAACTGGCGGACCGCAATGCCGCCGAGTTCAAGCAGATGGATCAGGATCTGGGCATCTCCTTTGACCGTTTCATCCGCACCACGGATGCGGACCACTACGCAGCTTCCCAGGCCATCTGGAAGAGGATGGAAGCCAACGGCGACATCTACCTGTCAAAGTACGAGGGCTGGTACTCCGTCCGTGACGAGGCCTACTACGTCGAGGATGACACGGTGCTGAAGGAGGACGGCGTCCGGTACTCCCGCGAATCGGATACCGAGGTGACCTGGACGACGGAAGAAAGCTACTTCTTCAAGCTGTCGGCCTACCAGGACAAACTGCTGGCACTCTATGAGGCACAGCCGGAATTCGGTGCCCCGCAGTCCCGCTTCAACGAGGTCATCAGCTTCGTCAAACGCGGCCTGGAGGATCTGTCCATCAGCCGCACCACCTTCAAGTGGGGTGTTCCGGTCCCGGGCGACGAAAACCACGTGATGTACGTGTGGGTGGATGCCCTCACCAACTACCTCACCGGCACCGGCTTCCCTGACGTCGAGTCCGAGTCCTTTAAGAAGTACTGGCCTGCGGACGTCCATGTGATCGGCAAGGACATTTCCCGCTTCCACGCCATCTACTGGCCCGCCTTCCTGATGAGCGCCGGCCTGGAGCTGCCCAGGCGGGTCATGATCCACGGCTTCCTGACCAACAACGGCGTCAAGATGTCCAAGTCGCTCGGCAACGTGGTGGCGCCGGCGGACTTCGTGGCACAGTACGGCCTGGACCAGGTGCGCTTCTTCTTCCTGCGTGAAGTGCCGTTCGGCGCCGACGGCAGCTACAACCACGAGGCAATCGTGGGCCGGATGAACTCGGATCTCGCCAACAACTTCGGAAACCTGGCGCAGCGTTCACTCTCCATGGTGGCGAAGAACTGCGAGGGCCGTGTGCCTGCCCCTGGTGGGTTCACATCCGGGGACACCGCGCTGCTGGCCCAGGCAAACGGCCTGCTGGAGCTCTCACGCGCGGCGTTCGAGAAGCAGGAATTCAGCCGCGCCCTCGAAGCGATCTGGGGCGTGCTGGGGGACACCAACGCCTACTTCGCGGAGCAGGCCCCTTGGGTGCTGCGGAAGACCGACGTCGAGCGCATGAACACGGTGCTTTACGTGACCCTGGAGGTCGTGCGGATTGTCGCCATCCTGGCGCAGCCGGTGATGCCCACCGCGTCCGCCGCGCTGCTGGAGACACTCGGCCAGCCGGAAGGTGAAGCCCGTCAGTTTGCGGCAATCCCGACGCCGGTTGTTGCGGGAACGGTGCTGCCCGCACCCGCCCCCGTGTTCCCCAAGTATGAGGAACCCGCCGACGCCTGA
- a CDS encoding ATP-binding cassette domain-containing protein: MTNELNLRRSRGSEAGDAELQTRANTIVKAADHETPLELSNITIRYGGGKGGSEAVSVVDGFNLTLHAGEMHCVAGRSGSGKTSILTVGAGLTLPTSGRVFWEGQSLESMADDEIADRRRALIGYVDQGGALIDGMSALENVLLPAVPDGEVDQRRDMAKDLLDLVGLGRRMRHRPAQLSGGERQRVAIARALILGTRVLVVDEPTASLDRTSANRIISILKDTTSDGIAVLVASHDHELVRQSDTLTELI, from the coding sequence ATGACTAACGAGCTGAACCTTCGCCGGAGTCGCGGGAGTGAGGCCGGCGACGCTGAACTCCAGACCCGCGCCAACACCATCGTCAAGGCTGCAGACCACGAGACTCCCCTCGAGCTGAGCAACATCACCATCCGCTACGGCGGCGGCAAGGGCGGCTCCGAGGCCGTCAGCGTGGTGGACGGTTTCAACCTGACCCTCCACGCGGGCGAGATGCACTGCGTGGCCGGCCGAAGCGGTTCCGGCAAGACCAGCATCCTGACGGTGGGAGCAGGACTCACGCTGCCGACGTCGGGCCGGGTTTTCTGGGAAGGCCAGTCGCTGGAAAGCATGGCCGACGACGAAATCGCCGACCGCCGTCGTGCGTTGATCGGCTACGTGGACCAGGGCGGGGCGCTGATCGACGGCATGAGCGCGCTTGAGAACGTCCTTCTTCCGGCAGTCCCTGACGGTGAAGTGGACCAGCGCCGCGACATGGCCAAGGATCTCCTGGATCTTGTAGGCCTGGGTCGCCGCATGCGGCACCGTCCGGCGCAGCTGTCCGGCGGTGAGCGTCAGCGTGTGGCGATCGCCCGTGCCCTGATCCTGGGCACCCGCGTGCTGGTGGTGGATGAGCCCACCGCCAGCCTTGACCGCACCTCGGCCAACCGCATCATCAGCATCCTCAAGGACACAACGTCCGATGGAATTGCCGTGCTCGTGGCTTCACATGACCACGAACTGGTCCGCCAGAGCGATACCCTGACCGAACTGATCTAG
- a CDS encoding FtsX-like permease family protein, with translation MNAVQRFIRSRVLLLTAAILIVAMCLSVLVQGQSQAALNRTVDQNSRGLYDILVRAKAGSGALMQPEIANGQGGIGFDQLDSIRELSGTSIAAPISLVSRVTQNLEAPRLDAMDYLGFNAGLVGTATADQPGGTDPSKWPAAESVLSDTAKSYRLTASAVSSDGVSERTLFKSTAEGALGKAKLVEEQVAGGKNVRIAGPADETGIKFPAPAGGSEHNLFNLSVALPLAPEVTESVVAVDPVSERALLGTAGDFLAPLEKAPPADARNAGAVGRHFESLFTTGISTKELEEGPDFLGVKLKYWAPLMTQYQQAKRDGKLTDDSQAIPLIVRSGTSLDLKYTVKVEEIDASGKVVKDVGTVSRSLGKDYLPFVSKSPFALSWPGSTDYSQLLGNAGNFSQGLYNPATWSTDFASAPKYTDGSTAGNGAVDKTATPGDWVTVNRLPEKTAGGAPVDQTQREPVDERSYRENLETGKKLAAPLAMVYGTFDPAAVKEAAGDVNRLPLGGYDPSPLTITKDAAGKDVPAAELKPSLSATGLASQSAGAITDYYGLAAARGYEKNASVIDAVRVKAKAPGSWKQVQPEVEKLAGEIRDMGLEATIVAGSAREDANIFVPGYSKDDAGKESALGTVKQSWVRQNAADAVSGSLTGTNLTLLFLTLCGAALLTGASTVSYIRQRKREAGTLRAMGWTQRRIRSWVLEEFAVGAGLLAVAGTALSLLSWNVATVIVSASVLTLYLAAAYFAAQQLRHREIVDQEPQHDERLVAVDSPLTFANRQLSTNKFNTISLAVAVGVFGAAVGGLIALLIDIPRAAGSSALSGLAAASIALPSIVLALSGVAVGLVLTLVTGRFELRAKRQYLGTLEAMGWNPDMLGQVRLFENALVGTVALPLGVLGALGIGLLLAPYAALWAGLAGLLAVLCWIPIATKVVQ, from the coding sequence ATGAACGCCGTACAGAGGTTCATCAGAAGCAGAGTGCTGCTCTTGACCGCTGCCATTTTGATCGTCGCCATGTGCTTGTCCGTGCTTGTCCAGGGCCAGTCGCAGGCAGCCCTGAACCGGACCGTGGACCAGAATTCCAGGGGACTGTATGACATCCTGGTCCGGGCCAAGGCCGGCTCGGGTGCGCTCATGCAGCCGGAAATTGCCAACGGCCAGGGCGGCATCGGCTTTGACCAGCTGGACAGCATCCGGGAGCTGAGCGGAACGTCCATCGCAGCCCCCATCAGCCTGGTCTCCCGCGTCACCCAGAACCTCGAGGCGCCGCGCCTTGACGCCATGGACTACCTGGGATTCAACGCCGGACTCGTGGGAACAGCAACCGCCGACCAGCCCGGTGGCACTGACCCGAGCAAATGGCCGGCAGCCGAATCCGTGCTGTCGGATACGGCCAAGAGCTACCGCCTCACCGCCAGCGCCGTGAGCTCGGACGGCGTCTCCGAGCGCACACTGTTCAAGTCCACCGCTGAAGGCGCGTTGGGCAAGGCCAAGCTTGTTGAAGAGCAGGTTGCCGGCGGGAAAAACGTCCGCATCGCGGGACCCGCCGATGAGACCGGCATCAAGTTCCCTGCCCCGGCCGGCGGCTCCGAACACAACCTCTTCAACCTTTCCGTGGCGTTGCCGCTGGCGCCGGAGGTGACCGAGTCGGTCGTCGCCGTCGATCCCGTTTCCGAGCGCGCACTGCTCGGTACCGCCGGCGACTTCCTGGCCCCCCTTGAAAAAGCACCGCCCGCGGATGCCCGCAACGCCGGGGCAGTCGGCCGCCATTTCGAGAGTCTGTTCACCACCGGCATCAGCACCAAGGAGCTCGAGGAAGGACCTGATTTCCTCGGCGTCAAACTCAAGTACTGGGCGCCACTGATGACGCAGTACCAGCAGGCCAAGCGCGACGGGAAGCTGACTGATGATTCGCAGGCCATCCCGCTGATCGTCCGCTCAGGCACCTCCCTGGACCTGAAATACACGGTCAAGGTCGAGGAAATCGACGCTTCGGGCAAGGTTGTCAAGGACGTCGGGACGGTGTCCCGCTCGCTGGGCAAGGACTACCTGCCGTTTGTGTCCAAGTCACCGTTCGCGCTGTCCTGGCCGGGATCCACCGACTACTCCCAGCTGCTCGGCAACGCCGGCAACTTCAGCCAAGGGCTCTACAATCCCGCCACCTGGAGCACAGACTTCGCCTCCGCTCCCAAATATACCGACGGTTCCACTGCCGGCAACGGCGCCGTGGACAAGACCGCCACTCCGGGCGACTGGGTGACCGTTAACCGGCTGCCGGAGAAGACCGCCGGCGGAGCCCCGGTCGACCAGACCCAGCGTGAGCCCGTGGACGAACGCTCCTACCGGGAAAATCTCGAAACGGGCAAGAAGCTTGCCGCCCCGCTGGCCATGGTTTACGGAACCTTCGATCCCGCAGCCGTAAAGGAAGCGGCCGGTGACGTCAACAGGCTCCCGCTGGGCGGCTACGACCCCTCGCCGCTGACGATCACCAAGGATGCCGCCGGAAAGGACGTTCCGGCCGCGGAGCTCAAGCCGTCACTGAGCGCCACCGGGCTGGCCAGCCAGTCTGCCGGCGCCATCACTGACTACTACGGTCTGGCTGCTGCCCGCGGTTATGAGAAGAACGCCTCCGTGATCGACGCCGTCCGCGTGAAGGCCAAAGCGCCCGGCAGCTGGAAGCAGGTTCAGCCCGAGGTTGAAAAGCTGGCCGGCGAGATCCGGGACATGGGCCTGGAAGCCACCATCGTGGCCGGTTCCGCCCGCGAAGACGCCAACATCTTCGTGCCGGGATATTCCAAGGACGACGCCGGCAAGGAGTCCGCGCTGGGCACCGTCAAGCAGTCGTGGGTCCGCCAGAATGCCGCGGATGCCGTATCCGGTTCACTCACCGGCACCAACCTCACGCTGCTTTTCCTGACACTCTGCGGCGCCGCCCTGCTGACCGGCGCATCAACAGTGAGCTACATCCGGCAGCGGAAACGCGAGGCGGGCACCTTGCGTGCCATGGGCTGGACCCAGCGCCGGATCCGGTCCTGGGTGCTCGAGGAGTTCGCCGTCGGAGCAGGTTTGCTGGCAGTGGCCGGCACTGCGCTGAGCCTGCTTAGCTGGAACGTGGCCACGGTCATCGTCTCCGCCTCGGTCCTTACCCTGTACCTCGCGGCCGCTTACTTCGCCGCCCAGCAGCTGCGCCACCGCGAGATCGTGGACCAGGAACCGCAGCATGACGAACGGCTCGTCGCCGTGGATTCCCCGCTCACTTTTGCCAACCGGCAGCTCAGCACCAACAAGTTCAATACCATTTCCCTGGCCGTGGCAGTCGGTGTGTTCGGCGCAGCCGTGGGCGGCCTGATCGCCCTCCTCATCGACATACCCCGGGCGGCCGGCTCCAGTGCACTGAGCGGTCTGGCGGCAGCCAGCATCGCGCTGCCAAGCATCGTCCTGGCTCTCTCGGGTGTAGCAGTGGGGCTGGTCCTGACCCTGGTTACCGGGCGCTTTGAGCTCCGAGCCAAACGCCAGTACCTCGGCACTCTCGAGGCCATGGGCTGGAACCCGGACATGCTGGGCCAGGTCCGGCTCTTCGAAAACGCGCTGGTAGGCACGGTGGCCTTGCCGCTGGGTGTGCTTGGTGCCCTGGGCATCGGCCTGCTGCTTGCCCCCTATGCCGCACTGTGGGCCGGCCTGGCCGGCCTCCTGGCTGTACTTTGCTGGATTCCGATTGCAACGAAAGTGGTCCAATGA
- the serA gene encoding phosphoglycerate dehydrogenase translates to MTSTKPVVLLAEELSPATIDALGPDFEIRQTDGADRSQLLSAIADVDAILVRSATQVDAEAIAAAKNLKIIARAGVGLDNVDIKAATQAGVMVVNAPTSNIVSAAELTVGHILSLARHIPQASAALKNGEWKRSKYTGIELYEKKIGIIGLGRIGALVAARLQGFDTEILAYDPYITSARAAQLGVRLVTLDELLAQADFVTIHMPKTPETVGMLGAEAFKKMKPTAYVINVARGGLVDEEALYTALQEGQIGGAAVDVFVKEPSADLPFFKLDNVVVTPHLGASTDEAQEKAGVSVAKSVRLALAGELVPDAVNVAGGIIAPDVRPGIPLIEKLGRIFTALTHASLTQIDVEVAGEIAALDVKVLELAALKGIFADVVTEQVSYVNAPVIAEQRGINTRLITTPDAEDYRNVLTIRGALSDGSQISVAGTLTGPKQVQKLVGVNGYDVEIPISEHLVVVSYADRPGVIGTIGHILGMNNINIGGMQVARQAEGGQVLALLTIDTSVPQQVLDAIKAGIGAEMVREVDLED, encoded by the coding sequence GTGACAAGCACCAAGCCTGTAGTACTCCTCGCTGAGGAACTTTCGCCCGCCACAATCGATGCCCTTGGCCCGGACTTTGAGATCCGCCAGACCGACGGCGCCGACCGCTCCCAGCTGCTCTCTGCCATCGCGGATGTGGACGCCATCCTGGTCCGTTCCGCCACCCAGGTTGACGCTGAAGCCATTGCCGCCGCCAAGAACCTGAAGATCATCGCCCGCGCCGGCGTCGGGCTGGACAATGTGGACATCAAGGCCGCCACCCAGGCCGGCGTGATGGTGGTCAACGCACCGACGTCGAACATCGTCTCGGCCGCCGAACTCACCGTGGGCCACATTCTGAGCCTGGCCCGCCACATCCCGCAGGCCAGCGCCGCCCTCAAGAACGGCGAGTGGAAGCGCTCCAAGTACACGGGCATTGAGCTGTACGAGAAGAAGATCGGCATCATCGGCCTTGGCCGCATCGGCGCGCTGGTGGCTGCCCGCCTGCAGGGCTTCGACACCGAAATCCTTGCCTATGATCCCTACATCACCTCGGCCCGCGCCGCGCAGCTGGGCGTCAGGCTGGTCACCCTGGACGAGCTGCTGGCCCAGGCCGACTTCGTGACCATCCACATGCCCAAGACGCCGGAGACGGTCGGCATGCTGGGCGCCGAGGCGTTCAAGAAGATGAAGCCGACGGCGTATGTCATCAACGTTGCCCGCGGCGGCCTGGTGGACGAGGAGGCCCTGTACACGGCCCTCCAGGAGGGCCAGATCGGTGGCGCCGCCGTGGACGTCTTCGTCAAGGAGCCCAGCGCCGATCTCCCGTTCTTCAAGCTGGACAACGTTGTGGTCACCCCGCACCTGGGCGCATCCACCGACGAGGCCCAGGAGAAGGCCGGCGTTTCCGTGGCCAAGTCTGTCCGTCTGGCCCTGGCCGGCGAGCTGGTCCCGGATGCCGTGAACGTGGCCGGCGGCATCATTGCACCCGACGTCCGCCCGGGCATCCCGCTGATCGAAAAGCTCGGCCGGATCTTCACCGCGCTGACCCACGCATCGCTGACCCAGATCGACGTCGAGGTTGCCGGTGAAATCGCCGCGCTGGACGTCAAGGTGCTGGAACTCGCTGCCCTCAAGGGCATCTTCGCCGATGTCGTGACCGAACAGGTCTCCTACGTCAACGCGCCTGTCATCGCTGAACAGCGCGGCATCAACACCCGCCTGATTACGACGCCGGACGCCGAGGACTACCGCAACGTCCTGACCATCCGGGGTGCTCTGAGCGACGGCAGCCAGATCTCCGTTGCCGGAACCCTGACAGGTCCCAAGCAGGTGCAGAAGCTCGTGGGAGTCAACGGCTACGACGTCGAGATCCCCATCAGCGAACACCTTGTGGTGGTCTCCTACGCGGACCGGCCGGGCGTGATCGGTACCATCGGACACATCCTGGGTATGAACAACATCAACATCGGCGGCATGCAGGTGGCCCGCCAGGCAGAGGGTGGGCAGGTGCTGGCTCTCCTCACTATCGACACCTCCGTGCCGCAGCAGGTGCTCGACGCCATCAAGGCAGGCATCGGCGCCGAAATGGTGCGCGAAGTGGACCTCGAAGACTGA
- the ilvC gene encoding ketol-acid reductoisomerase, which translates to MTEMFYDDDADLSIIQGRTVAVIGYGSQGHAHALSLRDSGVDVRVGLKEGSKSRAKAEAEGLRVLNVAEAVAEADLIMVLTPDQVQRHVYAEDIAPNLQAGDALFFGHGFNIRYGYIQPPADVDVALVAPKGPGHIVRREFEAGRGVPDLIAVEQNPSGKARELALSYAKAIGGTRAGVIETTFTEETETDLFGEQAVLCGGASQLVQYGFEVLTEAGYKPEVAYFEVLHELKLIVDLMVEGGIAKQRWSVSDTAEYGDYVSGPRVITPDVKENMKAVLADIQNGAFAKRFIDDQDAGAPEFAALRKKGEDHPIEATGRELRKLFSWIKTNDDYTEGSVAR; encoded by the coding sequence GTGACTGAAATGTTTTACGACGACGACGCCGACCTGTCGATCATCCAGGGCCGCACCGTTGCCGTCATCGGTTACGGCTCCCAGGGCCACGCCCACGCCCTCAGCCTGCGCGATTCCGGCGTTGACGTCCGCGTCGGCCTGAAGGAAGGCTCCAAGTCCCGCGCCAAGGCCGAGGCGGAGGGCCTGCGAGTCCTGAACGTGGCGGAAGCCGTTGCCGAAGCGGACCTCATCATGGTCCTCACCCCGGACCAGGTCCAGCGCCACGTCTACGCCGAGGACATCGCCCCGAACCTGCAGGCCGGCGACGCCCTGTTCTTCGGTCACGGCTTCAACATCCGTTACGGCTACATCCAGCCGCCGGCAGACGTTGACGTTGCCCTGGTTGCGCCGAAGGGTCCGGGGCACATTGTGCGCCGCGAATTCGAAGCCGGCCGCGGTGTACCGGACCTGATCGCCGTGGAGCAGAACCCGTCCGGCAAGGCCCGCGAACTGGCTCTGTCCTACGCCAAGGCAATCGGCGGCACCCGCGCCGGCGTCATCGAGACCACCTTCACCGAAGAGACCGAAACGGACCTCTTCGGCGAGCAGGCCGTCCTCTGCGGCGGCGCTTCACAGCTCGTCCAGTACGGCTTCGAGGTCCTGACCGAAGCCGGCTACAAGCCGGAGGTCGCGTACTTCGAGGTGCTGCACGAGCTCAAGCTGATCGTTGACCTGATGGTTGAGGGCGGCATCGCCAAGCAGCGCTGGAGCGTCTCCGATACGGCAGAGTACGGCGACTACGTCTCCGGCCCGCGCGTCATCACCCCGGACGTGAAGGAAAACATGAAGGCCGTCCTCGCGGATATCCAGAACGGTGCCTTCGCCAAGCGCTTCATCGATGACCAGGACGCCGGCGCTCCGGAGTTCGCGGCGCTGCGCAAGAAGGGTGAGGACCACCCGATCGAGGCCACCGGCCGCGAACTGCGCAAGCTGTTCTCCTGGATCAAGACCAACGATGACTACACCGAGGGCTCCGTGGCCCGCTAG